The Pelmatolapia mariae isolate MD_Pm_ZW linkage group LG10_11, Pm_UMD_F_2, whole genome shotgun sequence genome includes a region encoding these proteins:
- the usp5 gene encoding ubiquitin carboxyl-terminal hydrolase 5 isoform X3 — translation MADVGELLMSVLSTIRVPKPGDRVHKDECALSFSSPESEGGLYVCMNSFLGLGSQYVDRHHARTGQKAYLHITRTRKAKKEDDGNSGSGHPPKKKPTRLAIGIEGGFDVEQEQYEEDVKVVILPDRQEVTSEDLATMPDVVRERVSLSMAGIMAADSVSHTLQVQQWDGEVRQESKHAADLKQLDNGVKIPPSGWRCEVCDLQENIWMNLTDGKVLCGRRYFDGSGGNNHALLHYQETGYPLAVKLGTITPDGADVYSYDEDDMVLDSKLPEHLAHFGIDMMTMEKTERTMTELEIAVNQRVGEWEVIQESGTTLRPLFGPGLTGMKNLGNSCYLNSVMQVLFTIPDFQSKYVSNIDKIIDEAPSDPTQDFKTQVAKLGYGLLSGDYSKPAPDPGEENGAAEPRGDQIGIAPQMFKALVGRGHPEFSTNRQQDAQEFLLHFINMVERNCRSGSNPSEAFRFLVEERIVCQQSQKAKYTQRVDYIVQLPVPMDQATNTEELQEAERRREEGDSSAPTVRAQIPFTACMAALSEPEILTDFWSSAVQAKTTATKTTRFASFPDHLVIQIKKFTFGLDWVPKKLDVSIDVPDTLDLSGLRATGQQPGEELLPEVAPPPLMTPDVEVKAPVLDDSTVSQLCEMGFPLEACRKAVYYTGNTGIDAAMNWIMSHMDDPDFSAPLVLPGCSSGPGTTPTESLSEEHLATIVSMGFSRDQATKALRATSNILDRAVDWIFSHLDDLESMDVSEGGRSAAESEGGRDPPPGPRVRDGPGKYELFAFISHMGTSTMCGHYVAHIKKDQQWVIFNDQKVCASEKPPKDLGYLYFYRRVAE, via the exons ATGGCGGACGTTGGTGAGCTTTTGATGTCGGTTTTGTCCACAATTCGGGTCCCGAAACCCGGGGACCGCGTCCACAAAGACGAATGCGCCTTGTCATTTTCCTCACCG GAGAGTGAAGGAGGCCTGTATGTGTgcatgaacagtttcctgggtTTGGGGAGTCAGTATGTTGACAGGCACCATGCTCGTACTGGTCAGAAGGCTTATTTGCACATCACCCGGACTCGTAAGGCCAAG AAGGAAGATGATGGTAACTCTGGCTCTGGACACCCACCTAAGAAAAAGCCCACCAGACTGGCTATAG gtATTGAAGGAGGGTTTGATGTAGAGCAGGAGCAATATGAGGAGGACGTAAAAGTGGTGATTTTGCCAGACAGGCAGGAGGTGACATCCGAGGACCTGGCCACCATGCCTGATGTCGTAAGAGAGCGG GTGTCTCTGTCTATGGCGGGTATCATGGCAGCTGACTCAGTGTCTCATACCTTACAAGTTCAGCAGTGGGATGGAGAGGTGAGACAGGAGTCGAAGCATGCCGCTGACCTTAAACAGCTAGACAATGGAGTCAAGATCCCTCCCAG TGGCTGGCGGTGCGAGGTGTGTGACCTCCAGGAGAACATTTGGATGAACCTGACGGATGGCAAAGTTCTGTGTGGGCGCAGGTACTTTGATGGCTCTGGAGGCAACAACCATGCTCTTCTCCACTACCAGGAGACCGGTTACCCACTTGCTGTCAAACTCGGTACCATCACTCCTGATGGCGCTG atgTGTATTCCTATGATGAGGACGACATGGTGCTCGATTCCAAGCTACCAGAGCACCTGGCTCACTTTGGCATTGACATGATGACCATGGAGAAA ACTGAGAGGACAATGACAGAGCTGGAGATTGCTGTGAATCAGCGTGTGGGAGAGTGGGAGGTGATCCAGGAGTCGGGGACCACCCTGCGCCCCCTGTTTGGCCCCGGCTTGACTGGCATGAAGAACCTGGGAAACAGCTGCTACCTCAATTCTGTCATGCAAGTGCTCTTCACCATCCCAGACTTCCAGAGCAA GTATGTGTCTAATATCGACAAGATAATTGATGAAGCACCGAGCGACCCAACCCAGGACTTCAAAACCCAAGT AGCCAAGCTCGGTTATGGTCTGCTGTCAGGAGACTATTCCAAACCAGCACCAGACCCAGGAGAGGAAAATGGTGCAGCTGAACCAAGG GGAGACCAAATCGGAATAGCACCGCAAATGTTCAAAGCACTTGTCGGCCGGGGCCACCCAGAGTTCTCCACCAATCGACAACAGGATGCTCAGGAGTTTTTATTGCACTTCATAAACATGGTGGAG AGAAACTGCCGCTCTGGGTCCAACCCGTCTGAAGCCTTCAGGTTTCTGGTGGAGGAGCGGATTGTGTGTCAGCAGTCACAGAAGGCCAAATACACACAGCGGGTGGATTACATCGTCCAGCTGCCCGTGCCCATGGACCAGGCTACCAACACAG aaGAGCTTCAGGAGGCTGAGCGCCGCCGTGAGGAGGGGGACTCATCAGCTCCGACAGTGCGTGCACAAATCCCCTTCACAGCATGCATGGCGGCTCTCAGCGAACCAGAGATCCTCACGGACTTCTGGAGCTCGGCTGTTCAAGCAAAAACTACTGCTACCAA AACGACCCGGTTTGCCTCTTTCCCCGACCACCTGGTTATCCAGATTAAGAAATTCACCTTTGGTCTTGACTGGGTGCCCAAAAAACTGG ACGTGAGCATCGATGTTCCTGATACTCTTGACCTGAGCGGGCTACGTGCAACTGGCCAGCAGCCAGGGGAGGAGCTTCTGCCAGAGGTGGCCCCGCCCCCACTCATGACACCAGATGTGGAGGTTAAAG CTCCAGTCCTCGATGACTCCACTGTGTCCCAGTTATGTGAAATGGGATTCCCACTAGAGGCCTGCAGGAAAGCGGTGTATTACACGGGGAACACTGGAATTGATGCTGCCATGAACTGGATCATGAGCCACATGGATGATCCAG acttTTCTGCCCCCTTGGTGTTGCCTGGCTGCAGCTCTGGACCTGGAACCACACCCACAGAGAGCCTGTCTGAGGAGCACCTGGCAACCATCGTCTCTATGGGCTTCAGCCGAGACCAGGCAACCAAAGCACTTCGAGCAAcg AGTAACATCCTGGACCGGGCAGTAGACTGGATCTTCTCTCACTTGGATGACCTGGAGTCCATGGATGTGTCTGAAGGAGGTCGCTCAGCTGCAGAGAGCGAGGGCGGCAGGGATCCTCCACCTGGACCTCGCGTCAGAGATGGACCAGGAA AATACGAGTTGTTTGCATTCATCAGTCACATGGGGACGAGCACCATGTGTGGCCATTATGTTGCCCACATCAAGAAGGACCAGCA ATGGGTGATCTTCAACGATCAGAAGGTGTGCGCTTCAGAGAAGCCTCCCAAAGACCTGGGATATCTCTACTTCTACCGCAGGGTGGCTGAATGA
- the usp5 gene encoding ubiquitin carboxyl-terminal hydrolase 5 isoform X4, producing the protein MADVGELLMSVLSTIRVPKPGDRVHKDECALSFSSPESEGGLYVCMNSFLGLGSQYVDRHHARTGQKAYLHITRTRKAKEDDGNSGSGHPPKKKPTRLAIGIEGGFDVEQEQYEEDVKVVILPDRQEVTSEDLATMPDVVRERVSLSMAGIMAADSVSHTLQVQQWDGEVRQESKHAADLKQLDNGVKIPPSGWRCEVCDLQENIWMNLTDGKVLCGRRYFDGSGGNNHALLHYQETGYPLAVKLGTITPDGADVYSYDEDDMVLDSKLPEHLAHFGIDMMTMEKTERTMTELEIAVNQRVGEWEVIQESGTTLRPLFGPGLTGMKNLGNSCYLNSVMQVLFTIPDFQSKYVSNIDKIIDEAPSDPTQDFKTQVAKLGYGLLSGDYSKPAPDPGEENGAAEPRGDQIGIAPQMFKALVGRGHPEFSTNRQQDAQEFLLHFINMVERNCRSGSNPSEAFRFLVEERIVCQQSQKAKYTQRVDYIVQLPVPMDQATNTEELQEAERRREEGDSSAPTVRAQIPFTACMAALSEPEILTDFWSSAVQAKTTATKTTRFASFPDHLVIQIKKFTFGLDWVPKKLDVSIDVPDTLDLSGLRATGQQPGEELLPEVAPPPLMTPDVEVKAPVLDDSTVSQLCEMGFPLEACRKAVYYTGNTGIDAAMNWIMSHMDDPDFSAPLVLPGCSSGPGTTPTESLSEEHLATIVSMGFSRDQATKALRATSNILDRAVDWIFSHLDDLESMDVSEGGRSAAESEGGRDPPPGPRVRDGPGKYELFAFISHMGTSTMCGHYVAHIKKDQQWVIFNDQKVCASEKPPKDLGYLYFYRRVAE; encoded by the exons ATGGCGGACGTTGGTGAGCTTTTGATGTCGGTTTTGTCCACAATTCGGGTCCCGAAACCCGGGGACCGCGTCCACAAAGACGAATGCGCCTTGTCATTTTCCTCACCG GAGAGTGAAGGAGGCCTGTATGTGTgcatgaacagtttcctgggtTTGGGGAGTCAGTATGTTGACAGGCACCATGCTCGTACTGGTCAGAAGGCTTATTTGCACATCACCCGGACTCGTAAGGCCAAG GAAGATGATGGTAACTCTGGCTCTGGACACCCACCTAAGAAAAAGCCCACCAGACTGGCTATAG gtATTGAAGGAGGGTTTGATGTAGAGCAGGAGCAATATGAGGAGGACGTAAAAGTGGTGATTTTGCCAGACAGGCAGGAGGTGACATCCGAGGACCTGGCCACCATGCCTGATGTCGTAAGAGAGCGG GTGTCTCTGTCTATGGCGGGTATCATGGCAGCTGACTCAGTGTCTCATACCTTACAAGTTCAGCAGTGGGATGGAGAGGTGAGACAGGAGTCGAAGCATGCCGCTGACCTTAAACAGCTAGACAATGGAGTCAAGATCCCTCCCAG TGGCTGGCGGTGCGAGGTGTGTGACCTCCAGGAGAACATTTGGATGAACCTGACGGATGGCAAAGTTCTGTGTGGGCGCAGGTACTTTGATGGCTCTGGAGGCAACAACCATGCTCTTCTCCACTACCAGGAGACCGGTTACCCACTTGCTGTCAAACTCGGTACCATCACTCCTGATGGCGCTG atgTGTATTCCTATGATGAGGACGACATGGTGCTCGATTCCAAGCTACCAGAGCACCTGGCTCACTTTGGCATTGACATGATGACCATGGAGAAA ACTGAGAGGACAATGACAGAGCTGGAGATTGCTGTGAATCAGCGTGTGGGAGAGTGGGAGGTGATCCAGGAGTCGGGGACCACCCTGCGCCCCCTGTTTGGCCCCGGCTTGACTGGCATGAAGAACCTGGGAAACAGCTGCTACCTCAATTCTGTCATGCAAGTGCTCTTCACCATCCCAGACTTCCAGAGCAA GTATGTGTCTAATATCGACAAGATAATTGATGAAGCACCGAGCGACCCAACCCAGGACTTCAAAACCCAAGT AGCCAAGCTCGGTTATGGTCTGCTGTCAGGAGACTATTCCAAACCAGCACCAGACCCAGGAGAGGAAAATGGTGCAGCTGAACCAAGG GGAGACCAAATCGGAATAGCACCGCAAATGTTCAAAGCACTTGTCGGCCGGGGCCACCCAGAGTTCTCCACCAATCGACAACAGGATGCTCAGGAGTTTTTATTGCACTTCATAAACATGGTGGAG AGAAACTGCCGCTCTGGGTCCAACCCGTCTGAAGCCTTCAGGTTTCTGGTGGAGGAGCGGATTGTGTGTCAGCAGTCACAGAAGGCCAAATACACACAGCGGGTGGATTACATCGTCCAGCTGCCCGTGCCCATGGACCAGGCTACCAACACAG aaGAGCTTCAGGAGGCTGAGCGCCGCCGTGAGGAGGGGGACTCATCAGCTCCGACAGTGCGTGCACAAATCCCCTTCACAGCATGCATGGCGGCTCTCAGCGAACCAGAGATCCTCACGGACTTCTGGAGCTCGGCTGTTCAAGCAAAAACTACTGCTACCAA AACGACCCGGTTTGCCTCTTTCCCCGACCACCTGGTTATCCAGATTAAGAAATTCACCTTTGGTCTTGACTGGGTGCCCAAAAAACTGG ACGTGAGCATCGATGTTCCTGATACTCTTGACCTGAGCGGGCTACGTGCAACTGGCCAGCAGCCAGGGGAGGAGCTTCTGCCAGAGGTGGCCCCGCCCCCACTCATGACACCAGATGTGGAGGTTAAAG CTCCAGTCCTCGATGACTCCACTGTGTCCCAGTTATGTGAAATGGGATTCCCACTAGAGGCCTGCAGGAAAGCGGTGTATTACACGGGGAACACTGGAATTGATGCTGCCATGAACTGGATCATGAGCCACATGGATGATCCAG acttTTCTGCCCCCTTGGTGTTGCCTGGCTGCAGCTCTGGACCTGGAACCACACCCACAGAGAGCCTGTCTGAGGAGCACCTGGCAACCATCGTCTCTATGGGCTTCAGCCGAGACCAGGCAACCAAAGCACTTCGAGCAAcg AGTAACATCCTGGACCGGGCAGTAGACTGGATCTTCTCTCACTTGGATGACCTGGAGTCCATGGATGTGTCTGAAGGAGGTCGCTCAGCTGCAGAGAGCGAGGGCGGCAGGGATCCTCCACCTGGACCTCGCGTCAGAGATGGACCAGGAA AATACGAGTTGTTTGCATTCATCAGTCACATGGGGACGAGCACCATGTGTGGCCATTATGTTGCCCACATCAAGAAGGACCAGCA ATGGGTGATCTTCAACGATCAGAAGGTGTGCGCTTCAGAGAAGCCTCCCAAAGACCTGGGATATCTCTACTTCTACCGCAGGGTGGCTGAATGA
- the LOC134635483 gene encoding uncharacterized protein LOC134635483 has translation MKTLVWFVFVLGALSAAGEVFVAKVGGKVTLNCGVSSYRRSLQWLHGNDLLHSVDQRGFPRKGAAELVRRSVVRQTNLEISSVRETDAGRFTCSADGTRHQHSLALFSVSIVPSADLLVGSEATLQCDVKDLIEGCEVKWRSPNVDSPEWSPTAQLKPVTSAHNGTWQCIITCGSNQLSEDLTITVQEPPPTTSPTTASLCSSKDSPKTTFAIVCSVLLSYFLL, from the exons ATGAAGACGCTGGTGTGGTTTGTGTTTG TGCTGGGTGCACTCTCTGCTGCAGGTGAAGTTTTTGTTGCAAAAGTCGGGGGTAAAGTCACATTGAACTGTGGGGTCAGCAGCTACAGACGCTCTCTGCAGTGGCTTCATGGAAATGACCTTCTTCACAGTGTTGATCAGAGAGGCTTCCCTCGCAAAG GCGCTGCTGAACTTGTGCGGAGGTCAGTCGTGAGACAGACAAATCTGGAAATCTCCAGTGTGAGAGAAACAGATGCTGGACGGTTCACATGTTCGGCAGATGGAACACGTCATCAACATTCACTTGCTCTGTTCTCAG TCTCCATCGTTCCCTCTGCTGATCTCCTGGTGGGCAGCGAGGCAACGCTCCAGTGTGACGTGAAAGATCTCATTGAAGGTTGTGAAGTGAAGTGGAGGAGCCCAAATGTAGATTCACCTGAATGGTCACCAACAGCTCAACTCAAACCTGTAACAAGTGCACATAACGGGACCTGGCAGTGTATCATCACCTGTGGCAGCAATCAGCTTAGTGAGGATCTGACCATCACAGTCCAAG AGCCGCCTCCTACAACATCACCAacaacagcttcactgtgcAGCTCGAAGGATAGCCCAAAGACCACCTTTGCCATTGTGTGCTCAGTTTTGCTTTCTTACTTCCTGCtgtga
- the usp5 gene encoding ubiquitin carboxyl-terminal hydrolase 5 isoform X1: MADVGELLMSVLSTIRVPKPGDRVHKDECALSFSSPESEGGLYVCMNSFLGLGSQYVDRHHARTGQKAYLHITRTRKAKKEDDGNSGSGHPPKKKPTRLAIGIEGGFDVEQEQYEEDVKVVILPDRQEVTSEDLATMPDVVRERVSLSMAGIMAADSVSHTLQVQQWDGEVRQESKHAADLKQLDNGVKIPPSGWRCEVCDLQENIWMNLTDGKVLCGRRYFDGSGGNNHALLHYQETGYPLAVKLGTITPDGADVYSYDEDDMVLDSKLPEHLAHFGIDMMTMEKTERTMTELEIAVNQRVGEWEVIQESGTTLRPLFGPGLTGMKNLGNSCYLNSVMQVLFTIPDFQSKYVSNIDKIIDEAPSDPTQDFKTQVAKLGYGLLSGDYSKPAPDPGEENGAAEPRGDQIGIAPQMFKALVGRGHPEFSTNRQQDAQEFLLHFINMVERNCRSGSNPSEAFRFLVEERIVCQQSQKAKYTQRVDYIVQLPVPMDQATNTEELQEAERRREEGDSSAPTVRAQIPFTACMAALSEPEILTDFWSSAVQAKTTATKTTRFASFPDHLVIQIKKFTFGLDWVPKKLDVSIDVPDTLDLSGLRATGQQPGEELLPEVAPPPLMTPDVEVKGILGSHGNEEDDSLYSPLLSPVLDDSTVSQLCEMGFPLEACRKAVYYTGNTGIDAAMNWIMSHMDDPDFSAPLVLPGCSSGPGTTPTESLSEEHLATIVSMGFSRDQATKALRATSNILDRAVDWIFSHLDDLESMDVSEGGRSAAESEGGRDPPPGPRVRDGPGKYELFAFISHMGTSTMCGHYVAHIKKDQQWVIFNDQKVCASEKPPKDLGYLYFYRRVAE, from the exons ATGGCGGACGTTGGTGAGCTTTTGATGTCGGTTTTGTCCACAATTCGGGTCCCGAAACCCGGGGACCGCGTCCACAAAGACGAATGCGCCTTGTCATTTTCCTCACCG GAGAGTGAAGGAGGCCTGTATGTGTgcatgaacagtttcctgggtTTGGGGAGTCAGTATGTTGACAGGCACCATGCTCGTACTGGTCAGAAGGCTTATTTGCACATCACCCGGACTCGTAAGGCCAAG AAGGAAGATGATGGTAACTCTGGCTCTGGACACCCACCTAAGAAAAAGCCCACCAGACTGGCTATAG gtATTGAAGGAGGGTTTGATGTAGAGCAGGAGCAATATGAGGAGGACGTAAAAGTGGTGATTTTGCCAGACAGGCAGGAGGTGACATCCGAGGACCTGGCCACCATGCCTGATGTCGTAAGAGAGCGG GTGTCTCTGTCTATGGCGGGTATCATGGCAGCTGACTCAGTGTCTCATACCTTACAAGTTCAGCAGTGGGATGGAGAGGTGAGACAGGAGTCGAAGCATGCCGCTGACCTTAAACAGCTAGACAATGGAGTCAAGATCCCTCCCAG TGGCTGGCGGTGCGAGGTGTGTGACCTCCAGGAGAACATTTGGATGAACCTGACGGATGGCAAAGTTCTGTGTGGGCGCAGGTACTTTGATGGCTCTGGAGGCAACAACCATGCTCTTCTCCACTACCAGGAGACCGGTTACCCACTTGCTGTCAAACTCGGTACCATCACTCCTGATGGCGCTG atgTGTATTCCTATGATGAGGACGACATGGTGCTCGATTCCAAGCTACCAGAGCACCTGGCTCACTTTGGCATTGACATGATGACCATGGAGAAA ACTGAGAGGACAATGACAGAGCTGGAGATTGCTGTGAATCAGCGTGTGGGAGAGTGGGAGGTGATCCAGGAGTCGGGGACCACCCTGCGCCCCCTGTTTGGCCCCGGCTTGACTGGCATGAAGAACCTGGGAAACAGCTGCTACCTCAATTCTGTCATGCAAGTGCTCTTCACCATCCCAGACTTCCAGAGCAA GTATGTGTCTAATATCGACAAGATAATTGATGAAGCACCGAGCGACCCAACCCAGGACTTCAAAACCCAAGT AGCCAAGCTCGGTTATGGTCTGCTGTCAGGAGACTATTCCAAACCAGCACCAGACCCAGGAGAGGAAAATGGTGCAGCTGAACCAAGG GGAGACCAAATCGGAATAGCACCGCAAATGTTCAAAGCACTTGTCGGCCGGGGCCACCCAGAGTTCTCCACCAATCGACAACAGGATGCTCAGGAGTTTTTATTGCACTTCATAAACATGGTGGAG AGAAACTGCCGCTCTGGGTCCAACCCGTCTGAAGCCTTCAGGTTTCTGGTGGAGGAGCGGATTGTGTGTCAGCAGTCACAGAAGGCCAAATACACACAGCGGGTGGATTACATCGTCCAGCTGCCCGTGCCCATGGACCAGGCTACCAACACAG aaGAGCTTCAGGAGGCTGAGCGCCGCCGTGAGGAGGGGGACTCATCAGCTCCGACAGTGCGTGCACAAATCCCCTTCACAGCATGCATGGCGGCTCTCAGCGAACCAGAGATCCTCACGGACTTCTGGAGCTCGGCTGTTCAAGCAAAAACTACTGCTACCAA AACGACCCGGTTTGCCTCTTTCCCCGACCACCTGGTTATCCAGATTAAGAAATTCACCTTTGGTCTTGACTGGGTGCCCAAAAAACTGG ACGTGAGCATCGATGTTCCTGATACTCTTGACCTGAGCGGGCTACGTGCAACTGGCCAGCAGCCAGGGGAGGAGCTTCTGCCAGAGGTGGCCCCGCCCCCACTCATGACACCAGATGTGGAGGTTAAAGGTATCCTGGGTTCCCATGGCAACGAGGAGGACGACTCGctctactccccactgctgt CTCCAGTCCTCGATGACTCCACTGTGTCCCAGTTATGTGAAATGGGATTCCCACTAGAGGCCTGCAGGAAAGCGGTGTATTACACGGGGAACACTGGAATTGATGCTGCCATGAACTGGATCATGAGCCACATGGATGATCCAG acttTTCTGCCCCCTTGGTGTTGCCTGGCTGCAGCTCTGGACCTGGAACCACACCCACAGAGAGCCTGTCTGAGGAGCACCTGGCAACCATCGTCTCTATGGGCTTCAGCCGAGACCAGGCAACCAAAGCACTTCGAGCAAcg AGTAACATCCTGGACCGGGCAGTAGACTGGATCTTCTCTCACTTGGATGACCTGGAGTCCATGGATGTGTCTGAAGGAGGTCGCTCAGCTGCAGAGAGCGAGGGCGGCAGGGATCCTCCACCTGGACCTCGCGTCAGAGATGGACCAGGAA AATACGAGTTGTTTGCATTCATCAGTCACATGGGGACGAGCACCATGTGTGGCCATTATGTTGCCCACATCAAGAAGGACCAGCA ATGGGTGATCTTCAACGATCAGAAGGTGTGCGCTTCAGAGAAGCCTCCCAAAGACCTGGGATATCTCTACTTCTACCGCAGGGTGGCTGAATGA
- the usp5 gene encoding ubiquitin carboxyl-terminal hydrolase 5 isoform X2 → MADVGELLMSVLSTIRVPKPGDRVHKDECALSFSSPESEGGLYVCMNSFLGLGSQYVDRHHARTGQKAYLHITRTRKAKEDDGNSGSGHPPKKKPTRLAIGIEGGFDVEQEQYEEDVKVVILPDRQEVTSEDLATMPDVVRERVSLSMAGIMAADSVSHTLQVQQWDGEVRQESKHAADLKQLDNGVKIPPSGWRCEVCDLQENIWMNLTDGKVLCGRRYFDGSGGNNHALLHYQETGYPLAVKLGTITPDGADVYSYDEDDMVLDSKLPEHLAHFGIDMMTMEKTERTMTELEIAVNQRVGEWEVIQESGTTLRPLFGPGLTGMKNLGNSCYLNSVMQVLFTIPDFQSKYVSNIDKIIDEAPSDPTQDFKTQVAKLGYGLLSGDYSKPAPDPGEENGAAEPRGDQIGIAPQMFKALVGRGHPEFSTNRQQDAQEFLLHFINMVERNCRSGSNPSEAFRFLVEERIVCQQSQKAKYTQRVDYIVQLPVPMDQATNTEELQEAERRREEGDSSAPTVRAQIPFTACMAALSEPEILTDFWSSAVQAKTTATKTTRFASFPDHLVIQIKKFTFGLDWVPKKLDVSIDVPDTLDLSGLRATGQQPGEELLPEVAPPPLMTPDVEVKGILGSHGNEEDDSLYSPLLSPVLDDSTVSQLCEMGFPLEACRKAVYYTGNTGIDAAMNWIMSHMDDPDFSAPLVLPGCSSGPGTTPTESLSEEHLATIVSMGFSRDQATKALRATSNILDRAVDWIFSHLDDLESMDVSEGGRSAAESEGGRDPPPGPRVRDGPGKYELFAFISHMGTSTMCGHYVAHIKKDQQWVIFNDQKVCASEKPPKDLGYLYFYRRVAE, encoded by the exons ATGGCGGACGTTGGTGAGCTTTTGATGTCGGTTTTGTCCACAATTCGGGTCCCGAAACCCGGGGACCGCGTCCACAAAGACGAATGCGCCTTGTCATTTTCCTCACCG GAGAGTGAAGGAGGCCTGTATGTGTgcatgaacagtttcctgggtTTGGGGAGTCAGTATGTTGACAGGCACCATGCTCGTACTGGTCAGAAGGCTTATTTGCACATCACCCGGACTCGTAAGGCCAAG GAAGATGATGGTAACTCTGGCTCTGGACACCCACCTAAGAAAAAGCCCACCAGACTGGCTATAG gtATTGAAGGAGGGTTTGATGTAGAGCAGGAGCAATATGAGGAGGACGTAAAAGTGGTGATTTTGCCAGACAGGCAGGAGGTGACATCCGAGGACCTGGCCACCATGCCTGATGTCGTAAGAGAGCGG GTGTCTCTGTCTATGGCGGGTATCATGGCAGCTGACTCAGTGTCTCATACCTTACAAGTTCAGCAGTGGGATGGAGAGGTGAGACAGGAGTCGAAGCATGCCGCTGACCTTAAACAGCTAGACAATGGAGTCAAGATCCCTCCCAG TGGCTGGCGGTGCGAGGTGTGTGACCTCCAGGAGAACATTTGGATGAACCTGACGGATGGCAAAGTTCTGTGTGGGCGCAGGTACTTTGATGGCTCTGGAGGCAACAACCATGCTCTTCTCCACTACCAGGAGACCGGTTACCCACTTGCTGTCAAACTCGGTACCATCACTCCTGATGGCGCTG atgTGTATTCCTATGATGAGGACGACATGGTGCTCGATTCCAAGCTACCAGAGCACCTGGCTCACTTTGGCATTGACATGATGACCATGGAGAAA ACTGAGAGGACAATGACAGAGCTGGAGATTGCTGTGAATCAGCGTGTGGGAGAGTGGGAGGTGATCCAGGAGTCGGGGACCACCCTGCGCCCCCTGTTTGGCCCCGGCTTGACTGGCATGAAGAACCTGGGAAACAGCTGCTACCTCAATTCTGTCATGCAAGTGCTCTTCACCATCCCAGACTTCCAGAGCAA GTATGTGTCTAATATCGACAAGATAATTGATGAAGCACCGAGCGACCCAACCCAGGACTTCAAAACCCAAGT AGCCAAGCTCGGTTATGGTCTGCTGTCAGGAGACTATTCCAAACCAGCACCAGACCCAGGAGAGGAAAATGGTGCAGCTGAACCAAGG GGAGACCAAATCGGAATAGCACCGCAAATGTTCAAAGCACTTGTCGGCCGGGGCCACCCAGAGTTCTCCACCAATCGACAACAGGATGCTCAGGAGTTTTTATTGCACTTCATAAACATGGTGGAG AGAAACTGCCGCTCTGGGTCCAACCCGTCTGAAGCCTTCAGGTTTCTGGTGGAGGAGCGGATTGTGTGTCAGCAGTCACAGAAGGCCAAATACACACAGCGGGTGGATTACATCGTCCAGCTGCCCGTGCCCATGGACCAGGCTACCAACACAG aaGAGCTTCAGGAGGCTGAGCGCCGCCGTGAGGAGGGGGACTCATCAGCTCCGACAGTGCGTGCACAAATCCCCTTCACAGCATGCATGGCGGCTCTCAGCGAACCAGAGATCCTCACGGACTTCTGGAGCTCGGCTGTTCAAGCAAAAACTACTGCTACCAA AACGACCCGGTTTGCCTCTTTCCCCGACCACCTGGTTATCCAGATTAAGAAATTCACCTTTGGTCTTGACTGGGTGCCCAAAAAACTGG ACGTGAGCATCGATGTTCCTGATACTCTTGACCTGAGCGGGCTACGTGCAACTGGCCAGCAGCCAGGGGAGGAGCTTCTGCCAGAGGTGGCCCCGCCCCCACTCATGACACCAGATGTGGAGGTTAAAGGTATCCTGGGTTCCCATGGCAACGAGGAGGACGACTCGctctactccccactgctgt CTCCAGTCCTCGATGACTCCACTGTGTCCCAGTTATGTGAAATGGGATTCCCACTAGAGGCCTGCAGGAAAGCGGTGTATTACACGGGGAACACTGGAATTGATGCTGCCATGAACTGGATCATGAGCCACATGGATGATCCAG acttTTCTGCCCCCTTGGTGTTGCCTGGCTGCAGCTCTGGACCTGGAACCACACCCACAGAGAGCCTGTCTGAGGAGCACCTGGCAACCATCGTCTCTATGGGCTTCAGCCGAGACCAGGCAACCAAAGCACTTCGAGCAAcg AGTAACATCCTGGACCGGGCAGTAGACTGGATCTTCTCTCACTTGGATGACCTGGAGTCCATGGATGTGTCTGAAGGAGGTCGCTCAGCTGCAGAGAGCGAGGGCGGCAGGGATCCTCCACCTGGACCTCGCGTCAGAGATGGACCAGGAA AATACGAGTTGTTTGCATTCATCAGTCACATGGGGACGAGCACCATGTGTGGCCATTATGTTGCCCACATCAAGAAGGACCAGCA ATGGGTGATCTTCAACGATCAGAAGGTGTGCGCTTCAGAGAAGCCTCCCAAAGACCTGGGATATCTCTACTTCTACCGCAGGGTGGCTGAATGA